ATATATTCTGCTGGATAATTGGCTTTAAGATAAGCGGTGTGATACGCAATCAGTGCATAACAGGTCGAGTGCGATTTGTTGAAGGCATATTCTGCAAACGCCTCCCAGTCTTTCCAAATTTTATTGAGTTTATCAACGTTCAGGTTGTTTTTCTGGCCTTCCTCCAGAAATTTCGGGTACATTTTATCGAGTGTGGCGCGGTCTTTCTTACCCATCGCTTTACGCAGAGTATCTGCTTCACCTTTCGTAAAGTTGGCAAGTTTTTGCGACAGCAGCATCACCTGCTCCTGATAGACGGTAATTCCGTAGGTTTCTTCAAGGAATTCTTTGGTTTCCTCAAGATCATAGACGGTTTCCTCAATCTCATTTTTCCGGTTGATAAAATTCGGAATATATTTAATCGGACCCGGGCGGTACAGCGCATTCATCGCAATAAGATCCGCAAATTTTGTAGGTTTTAGTTCGCGCATGTACTTCTGCATTCCGGGACTTTCATACTGGAAAATGCCAATTGTGCGGCCTTCCTGAAAGAGTTGATAGGTCTTCGCATCATCAAGCGGAACATGGTCGATATCAATCTCGGTTCCGTGTCTTTCTTTAATAAGCTTGATGGCGTGTTTGATGATTGTTAAAGTCCTCAAGCCCAAAAAGTCCATTTTCAGCAGTCCGGCACTTTCGGCCACAGAGTTGTCGAACTGAGAGACCAAAATATCCGGGTCTTTGGCGGCAATCGTAATCGGGATCAGATTAGAAATATCCTCAGGTGTAATAATGACGCCACACGCATGGATACCGGTATTCCTGATGCAACCTTCCATTCTTTGGGCTGCGTACAGAACATCATAGCGCTCATCTGTTGGGTTTGCGAGGATATCTTTCATTTCCTGCGCCAGCACTTTGTCTTCTGGGGGCAATTTTTCAAACTTCGAAAAAGCCTTGGCAATGTTCATTCCGGGAGCCGACGGAATCAGTTTTGCAATATTGTTTGTCTCGGGAATCGACAGATCAAGTACACGACCCGCATCTTTAATGGCGGATTTGCCGCCTAGCACCGAGTAAGTGATGATCTGCGCGACATTGTTTTTGCCGTATTTCTCCACAACCCATTTGATGATTTTGTCGCGGCCTTCATCATCGAAATCGATATCAATATCGGGCATCGAAATCCTTTCGGGATTGAGGAATCGCTCAAAAAGCAGGTTATATTCGATGGGATCCACATTAGTGATTCCGGTGCAATAGGCAACTGCAGAACCAGCTGCTGAGCCACGGCCAGGTCCTACCCAAACGCCCATCTTGCGGGCTTCGTTACAGAAATCCTGTACGATAAGGAAATATCCGGGGTAGCCGGTTTTGGCAATAACTTCAAGTTCGAAATCAAGTCTTTTGCGGATTTCATCGGTAATTTCAGGATATCTTTTTTCGGCGCCGGCATAAGTCAGATGTCTTAAGTAAGCATTTTCACCACGTTTGCCACCGTCGGTTTTATCTTCGTCGTGCAGAAATTCTTCAGGAATATCAAATTCCGGAAGCAACACATCGCGTTTCAGTGTATAGGGCTCGAATTTACCCAAAAGTTCCGTGTACGCTTCAAAAGCGTCCGGAAACTGAATGAAACTCTGTTTTAGTTCGTCGGTATTTTTTATATAAAACTGCTTCGACGGTAAACCTCTCCGTTTACCGAAACCTTTACCAACGGGCGACGACAGCTTTTCACCGTCTTTGATGCAGTATAAAATATCCTGAATATTCGCGTCGGACTTATTGGTGTAGAATGTTTCGTTCTGAGCCAGGATCTTTACATCGTACTGATCTGCAAAACCAAGCAAAACTTCATTCAAGTGCTCCTCTTCTTCAACCTCATGGTTTTGGATCTGAACATAAAAATCTTCGCCAAATGTGTTCTTCCACCATTTGAAAACCTCTTCACCCTTTTGCTCACCAAATTCAAGTACCGTACTTGGCACGTCACCAAGAGTACCGGCGGTGAGAGCAATGAGGTTATCTTTAAATTCTGCAATCATCTTTCTGGAAATCCGCGGAACACCGAAATAAAATCCGTTGACATACCCTAAACTCGAGAGTTTTACGAGGTTCTTATATCCGCTGAAATTTTTTGCGAGCAGCACAACATTAGTCCGCCTGTCGGGATCATCCTTTGTAAACTGCTTTTGCTCAGGCCTGTCCGAAATATAGAACTCGCACCCGATTACAGGAATAAGCGGCTCTTTACGAGGTTCTTTTTCGGTGAATGCCGTGCCTTCACGATCTGCTTTTTCTTTATTTTCTAAATAAGTCTGGTAAGTTTTTTTTATCTGTGCATTTGTTTTTTCAACTTCTGACACAAACTTAAATGCACCCATCATATTCCCTAAATCTACAATGCCGACAGCCTTAAGATCGTTGTCCATCGCCTTGGAAATCAATTCGTTGATGTGCGTTGAAGATTGCAGTGAAGAATAGATACTGTGGTTGTGGAAGTTGAAATAATCGCCAATCTCGATCTCGTCAGAGTCTCCAAAATCGACTTTTTTCTTCTTTTTGGATGCTGCGACCTGTCTCCGGATAATAATTCCGAACGGCCGGAATGGGTTTGGATGGCTTCTAATGAATTCGTCGAGTTCAGGCTCAGTTATTCTGAGTTTTTCAGACGGAATGATACGGAGGCGCATCATTTCGAAGAAAATCTGTGCGGTAGCGTTCACATCGGCTGCCGCATTGTGCGCCTCATCGAAGCGTTCATTAA
This window of the Flavobacteriaceae bacterium 3519-10 genome carries:
- a CDS encoding DNA polymerase III alpha subunit, translating into MFCRNIELFLPKFHLFMYLIFDTETTGLPKNYNAPLTDSDNWPRMVQIAWQLHDRDGNLLENQDYIIKPDGYDIPFNASRIHGISTKMAHAEGRDLREVLIEFGEVLKKAEVVAGHNIDFDYKIAGAEYHRQSLDNILEKIPSADTMELGTDYCKLGGGKNGRYKSPKLEELYTTLFNERFDEAHNAAADVNATAQIFFEMMRLRIIPSEKLRITEPELDEFIRSHPNPFRPFGIIIRRQVAASKKKKKVDFGDSDEIEIGDYFNFHNHSIYSSLQSSTHINELISKAMDNDLKAVGIVDLGNMMGAFKFVSEVEKTNAQIKKTYQTYLENKEKADREGTAFTEKEPRKEPLIPVIGCEFYISDRPEQKQFTKDDPDRRTNVVLLAKNFSGYKNLVKLSSLGYVNGFYFGVPRISRKMIAEFKDNLIALTAGTLGDVPSTVLEFGEQKGEEVFKWWKNTFGEDFYVQIQNHEVEEEEHLNEVLLGFADQYDVKILAQNETFYTNKSDANIQDILYCIKDGEKLSSPVGKGFGKRRGLPSKQFYIKNTDELKQSFIQFPDAFEAYTELLGKFEPYTLKRDVLLPEFDIPEEFLHDEDKTDGGKRGENAYLRHLTYAGAEKRYPEITDEIRKRLDFELEVIAKTGYPGYFLIVQDFCNEARKMGVWVGPGRGSAAGSAVAYCTGITNVDPIEYNLLFERFLNPERISMPDIDIDFDDEGRDKIIKWVVEKYGKNNVAQIITYSVLGGKSAIKDAGRVLDLSIPETNNIAKLIPSAPGMNIAKAFSKFEKLPPEDKVLAQEMKDILANPTDERYDVLYAAQRMEGCIRNTGIHACGVIITPEDISNLIPITIAAKDPDILVSQFDNSVAESAGLLKMDFLGLRTLTIIKHAIKLIKERHGTEIDIDHVPLDDAKTYQLFQEGRTIGIFQYESPGMQKYMRELKPTKFADLIAMNALYRPGPIKYIPNFINRKNEIEETVYDLEETKEFLEETYGITVYQEQVMLLSQKLANFTKGEADTLRKAMGKKDRATLDKMYPKFLEEGQKNNLNVDKLNKIWKDWEAFAEYAFNKSHSTCYALIAYHTAYLKANYPAEYMASVMTNNLNNTKQITMFMEDCKSIGVDVLGPAVNESQYEFSVNEKGQIRFGLGAIKGIGSGPSEAIVDGRKNEKYKNIYDFFEKIPSSQMNKRVAESLVVAGAFDEVDRYHRAQYFDIDITGKTTIERLLRYGQSFQDSKNEIENSLFADFAEEVKIEQPKINPAPEWQNMHMLNKEKEIIGFYLSAHPLDEYRFQYQFLQGALSKKEILEGKKDEPVEIEKIVLAPELAEIADVDEDLVDIPLDVLSEEDDALVEEPVKKAEPKGSFNFLNLDEVDAFKESAFANQQPDLFNNDQLSWKEKQALKNNTPEYMVAGLVTEYTVKDGKNSGEKIAFVTLEDYSGSYGFRLGDRDYMRLREKIEVQRFVIFKIKFAQSRDNRVFVNVAEVIDLKDAFEKFAKKMTVVVDVNDLRKEDIVFFKENLLGNSGEQKLNFLVKNPDDHTVIEMMSVKTQVEINGDLLEVINNMQKFQVFLN